A stretch of the Salvelinus fontinalis isolate EN_2023a chromosome 22, ASM2944872v1, whole genome shotgun sequence genome encodes the following:
- the sem1 gene encoding 26S proteasome complex subunit SEM1, with translation MSDKKQTVDLGLLEEDDEFEEFPAEDWTGLDEDEDAHVWEDNWDDDNVEDDFSNQLRAELEKHGYKMETSQ, from the exons ATGTCTGACAAGAAACAGACTGTAGATTTGGGATTATTAGAGGAGGACGATGAGTTTGAAGAATTCCCAGCCGAGG ATTGGACTGGGTTGGATGAGGATGAAGATGCCCACGTGTGGGAAGACAACTGGGATGATGACAATGTAGAGGACGACTTCTCTAATCAACTAAG aGCGGAGCTGGAGAAACATGGGTACAAGATGGAGACGTCGCAGTAG